Proteins from a genomic interval of Tenacibaculum sp. SZ-18:
- a CDS encoding PLDc N-terminal domain-containing protein, whose amino-acid sequence MDKTINDFSIGLFICQALILLSIGLWIYCLLDIIKNKFAQNDKIIWILAVILIPFIGSLLYLFIGKNEKLKLN is encoded by the coding sequence ATGGATAAAACAATTAATGATTTCTCAATTGGACTTTTTATATGTCAAGCTTTAATTTTATTATCAATTGGACTTTGGATTTATTGCTTGCTTGACATTATAAAAAATAAGTTTGCTCAAAATGACAAAATAATTTGGATTTTAGCAGTCATATTGATTCCATTTATAGGTTCGTTGTTGTACTTGTTTATTGGAAAAAATGAGAAACTGAAATTAAACTGA
- a CDS encoding CPCC family cysteine-rich protein, producing MKIELDEYCPCCDYNTFEKGERLQYSICPICFWEDDPIQFEEPDYVGGANRVSLIQARKNFIDFGSCEKDMIKNCRKPNKNDIKKAIANG from the coding sequence ATGAAAATTGAATTAGACGAATATTGTCCTTGTTGCGATTACAATACTTTTGAAAAAGGGGAAAGATTGCAATATTCAATTTGTCCAATTTGTTTTTGGGAAGATGACCCAATTCAATTTGAAGAACCTGATTATGTAGGTGGAGCAAATAGAGTTTCTTTAATTCAAGCAAGAAAGAATTTTATTGATTTTGGTTCTTGTGAAAAAGATATGATTAAGAATTGTCGAAAACCGAATAAAAACGATATAAAAAAAGCAATAGCGAATGGATGA